The Dehalogenimonas lykanthroporepellens BL-DC-9 genome includes a window with the following:
- a CDS encoding cell division protein FtsZ (KEGG: deg:DehalGT_0293 cell division protein FtsZ~TIGRFAM: cell division protein FtsZ~PFAM: Tubulin/FtsZ GTPase; Tubulin/FtsZ, 2-layer sandwich domain), whose translation MAKTSFVPNPAKIKVFGCGGGGCNAVTRMVREEIQGVEFIALNTDAQALAITEAPLRVQLGEKVTRGLGAGGDHTMGQKAAEESRDEIREMVSGSDMVFVTAGMGGGTGTGSAPVIAEEAKKSGALTIAVVTKPFGFEGAHRTKTAKEGISKLMGKVDTLIIIPNDRLLELCDQKTGIDAAFKLADDVLHHGVQAISEVITVPGTINLDFADVKAVMKDAGPAWMSIGRGSGKNRAIDAAREALASPLLDVQVTGSRGVLFNIVGGPDLSLFEVNEAAEVIRKAVDPEANIIFGVGCNPNMGNDVRITLIATGFHANGDDVEDNDEVTELLRGIKSEDELDVPSFLRKPLFSRQQQGNNDTARTRQGARAPWGR comes from the coding sequence ATGGCTAAGACAAGTTTCGTACCCAACCCGGCAAAAATCAAGGTTTTCGGTTGCGGCGGCGGTGGCTGTAACGCCGTCACCCGCATGGTGCGGGAAGAAATCCAGGGTGTTGAGTTCATCGCCCTCAACACCGACGCCCAGGCGCTGGCCATCACCGAAGCCCCGTTGCGCGTCCAGCTGGGTGAAAAGGTCACCCGCGGCCTCGGCGCCGGCGGCGACCACACCATGGGCCAGAAAGCGGCTGAAGAGAGCAGAGACGAGATTCGCGAGATGGTTTCCGGCTCTGACATGGTCTTCGTGACCGCCGGCATGGGCGGCGGCACCGGCACCGGCTCCGCCCCGGTGATAGCCGAAGAGGCCAAGAAAAGCGGCGCGCTGACCATCGCCGTGGTCACCAAGCCCTTCGGCTTCGAAGGCGCCCACCGCACCAAGACCGCCAAGGAAGGCATCAGCAAACTGATGGGCAAGGTCGATACCCTCATCATCATCCCCAACGACCGCCTGCTGGAACTCTGCGACCAGAAGACCGGCATCGACGCCGCCTTCAAGCTGGCTGACGATGTCCTGCACCACGGCGTTCAGGCCATCTCCGAGGTCATCACCGTACCCGGCACCATCAACCTGGACTTCGCCGATGTCAAAGCCGTCATGAAGGACGCCGGCCCGGCCTGGATGTCCATCGGCCGCGGCTCCGGCAAGAACCGTGCCATCGACGCCGCCAGGGAAGCCCTGGCCTCTCCCCTGCTGGACGTTCAGGTCACCGGTTCCCGCGGCGTGCTGTTCAATATCGTCGGTGGCCCCGACCTGTCACTGTTCGAGGTAAACGAAGCCGCCGAGGTCATCCGCAAAGCGGTGGACCCGGAAGCCAACATCATTTTCGGCGTCGGTTGCAACCCGAACATGGGCAATGACGTCCGCATTACCCTCATTGCCACCGGCTTCCACGCCAACGGCGATGATGTCGAGGACAATGACGAGGTGACCGAACTGCTCAGAGGCATCAAGAGTGAGGATGAACTGGATGTACCGTCCTTCCTGCGCAAACCGCTCTTTTCCCGCCAACAGCAGGGAAACAACGACACCGCCAGGACCCGCCAGGGCGCCCGTGCTCCCTGGGGCCGATAA
- a CDS encoding S-adenosyl-methyltransferase MraW (KEGG: dev:DhcVS_282 S-adenosyl-methyltransferase~TIGRFAM: S-adenosyl-methyltransferase MraW~PFAM: methyltransferase): protein MSHTDHTPVMLRESLQALAVGPGGRYVDGTTGAGGHARAILDMSAPGGQLLGLDADPESLKIASENLSGYEGSFRLVNANFSRMEEICRQYDFYPVHGIILDLGLASMQLTETGRGFSFQYDAPLDMRFSPDQKLTAAEIVNTWSETEIADILYRYGEERRSRAIARRIVESRPLKTTTQLANLVAKTIGRSGDIHPATRTFQALRIAVNDELARLEDTLDQAVRLLGYSGRLVVIAYHSLEDRIVKQFFQREATDCVCPVELPECRCGHVARLRVLNRKVMTPTDEEVRANPRARSARLRAAERILSRPENEELPRKDFFLNKADYNVTDRHCLEAGIPTLCAPGATPLKGRSAM from the coding sequence TTGAGCCATACAGACCATACTCCGGTAATGCTCAGGGAAAGCCTGCAGGCGCTGGCTGTCGGTCCCGGCGGACGCTATGTGGACGGTACTACCGGCGCCGGAGGACACGCCAGAGCTATACTGGACATGAGCGCTCCCGGCGGCCAACTGCTGGGACTGGACGCCGACCCGGAATCGCTGAAAATCGCCAGCGAGAACCTGTCCGGATATGAAGGTTCATTCCGCCTGGTCAACGCCAATTTCAGCCGCATGGAAGAAATCTGCCGGCAATATGATTTCTACCCGGTGCACGGCATTATCCTGGACCTGGGCCTGGCTTCGATGCAACTGACCGAGACCGGCCGGGGCTTTTCCTTCCAATATGACGCCCCGCTGGATATGCGGTTCTCACCCGATCAGAAACTCACGGCGGCGGAAATCGTCAATACCTGGTCCGAAACCGAGATTGCCGACATTCTGTACCGCTACGGCGAGGAACGGCGCAGTCGCGCCATCGCCCGGCGGATCGTCGAATCCCGGCCCCTGAAAACCACCACCCAGCTGGCGAACCTGGTAGCCAAGACTATCGGCCGCTCCGGTGACATCCACCCGGCTACCCGCACCTTCCAGGCGCTGCGCATCGCCGTCAACGATGAACTGGCCCGGCTGGAGGATACGCTGGACCAGGCGGTGCGCCTGCTGGGTTACAGCGGCCGGCTGGTAGTGATTGCCTACCATTCACTGGAAGACCGCATCGTCAAGCAGTTCTTCCAGCGGGAAGCCACCGACTGCGTCTGTCCGGTGGAACTGCCCGAATGCCGTTGCGGCCATGTCGCCCGGCTCCGGGTGCTCAACCGCAAGGTAATGACGCCGACCGACGAGGAAGTACGGGCCAACCCCCGCGCCCGAAGCGCCCGACTGCGGGCCGCTGAACGCATCCTCAGCCGGCCGGAGAACGAGGAGTTACCCCGCAAGGATTTTTTTCTGAATAAGGCCGATTATAACGTAACGGATAGGCATTGCCTTGAGGCGGGCATCCCTACCCTATGCGCACCCGGAGCGACCCCCCTGAAAGGGAGGTCCGCGATGTGA
- a CDS encoding CMP/dCMP deaminase zinc-binding protein (PFAM: CMP/dCMP deaminase zinc-binding~KEGG: dev:DhcVS_356 cytidine/deoxycytidylate deaminase, Zn-binding protein), whose product MNRPHTDDYFLKIAAVVAERSTCRRRHVGAVAVKNKHILTTGYNGAPAGVPDCLELGCLRDENNIPSGTRHEICRAVHAEQNVIIQAAQHGVNLEGSTVYCTHTPCILCAKMLANARIKKFVSFGQYADDAFIELFRQVGVEVEIRQKPTGQIFFME is encoded by the coding sequence ATGAACCGGCCGCATACCGACGACTATTTTCTGAAAATTGCCGCGGTGGTAGCCGAAAGGTCCACCTGCAGAAGGCGTCACGTCGGGGCGGTGGCGGTCAAGAACAAGCATATTTTGACGACCGGATATAACGGCGCGCCGGCCGGCGTACCCGACTGCCTGGAACTGGGTTGTTTGCGGGATGAGAACAACATCCCGTCCGGCACCCGGCACGAGATTTGCCGGGCGGTTCATGCCGAACAGAACGTTATTATCCAGGCGGCACAGCATGGCGTCAACCTGGAGGGTTCCACCGTCTATTGCACTCATACACCCTGTATCCTGTGCGCCAAGATGCTGGCCAACGCCCGGATAAAGAAGTTTGTCAGTTTCGGTCAGTATGCCGACGACGCTTTCATCGAACTGTTCAGGCAGGTGGGCGTCGAGGTTGAGATTCGGCAAAAGCCCACCGGTCAGATCTTTTTCATGGAATAA
- a CDS encoding cell division protein FtsA (KEGG: deg:DehalGT_0292 cell division protein FtsA~TIGRFAM: cell division protein FtsA~PFAM: cell division protein FtsA), with protein MKRRIVTAIDVGTTKICTSIAEITENGSAQVIGVGINPSHGLHKGLVVNIADAAQSIKASINKAEQAANYKVESAYVGVTGRHVSSVNNKGVVAITRGDRLVRSDDLKRVLSSAQSIKVPNDRKLLHVIPRNYAVDGQVGVRNPVGMHGFRLDVETHVITAAAASVQNLIKCIRSLGVEIDDLVLEPLASSEAVLTEDEKQVGVVLADIGGGTTDICIFKDGAIWHTAILPVAGYQLTRDVAIGLGLPFDVAEEMKKRYGSVMPVYESRMEANPISEDGHGISYQDLCDILRARIEEITRLILLELPRSDYESVVPAGIVFTGGSSNIAGLETLGRDITQLPIRVGTPSNIYGITDALRDPAFATGVGLLLWGAKNQPKSRWGKLGFFNRVKGMLSKFFN; from the coding sequence ATGAAACGCAGGATTGTCACGGCGATAGATGTGGGCACCACCAAGATCTGCACATCCATCGCCGAAATCACCGAAAACGGCAGTGCCCAGGTTATCGGCGTCGGCATCAACCCGTCACACGGGTTGCATAAAGGCCTGGTGGTCAACATCGCCGATGCCGCCCAGTCCATCAAGGCATCCATCAACAAGGCCGAACAGGCCGCCAATTACAAGGTGGAGAGCGCCTACGTCGGCGTTACCGGCCGGCATGTCAGCTCGGTCAACAACAAGGGCGTGGTAGCCATCACCCGAGGCGACCGGCTGGTGCGCTCCGACGACCTCAAACGGGTGCTGTCCAGCGCCCAGTCCATCAAGGTGCCCAATGACCGTAAACTGCTCCACGTCATCCCCCGCAACTACGCGGTGGACGGCCAGGTGGGCGTCCGCAACCCGGTGGGCATGCACGGCTTCCGCCTGGACGTGGAAACCCACGTCATCACCGCCGCGGCCGCCTCGGTTCAGAACCTGATCAAATGCATCCGCTCGCTGGGCGTGGAAATCGACGACCTGGTACTGGAGCCCCTGGCTTCCTCGGAAGCAGTGCTGACCGAAGATGAGAAGCAGGTCGGCGTGGTTCTGGCCGACATCGGCGGCGGCACCACCGACATCTGCATCTTCAAGGACGGCGCCATCTGGCATACCGCCATTCTGCCGGTGGCCGGTTACCAGCTCACCCGCGATGTAGCCATCGGCCTGGGTCTGCCCTTCGATGTGGCCGAAGAAATGAAGAAGCGCTACGGCTCGGTCATGCCGGTCTATGAAAGCCGGATGGAAGCCAACCCCATCTCCGAAGACGGGCACGGCATCAGCTACCAGGACCTTTGCGACATCCTGCGGGCCCGCATCGAGGAAATCACCCGGCTCATCCTGCTGGAACTGCCCCGCTCCGATTACGAATCCGTGGTCCCGGCGGGCATCGTCTTCACCGGCGGTTCATCCAATATCGCCGGGCTGGAGACGCTGGGCCGCGACATTACCCAGTTACCGATTCGCGTCGGCACCCCGTCCAACATCTACGGTATCACCGACGCGCTCCGCGACCCGGCCTTCGCCACCGGCGTCGGCCTCCTGCTCTGGGGCGCCAAGAATCAGCCCAAGTCCCGCTGGGGTAAATTGGGCTTCTTCAACCGCGTCAAGGGCATGCTGTCCAAGTTCTTCAATTAG
- a CDS encoding phenylalanyl-tRNA synthetase, beta subunit (TIGRFAM: phenylalanyl-tRNA synthetase, beta subunit; DNA-directed RNA polymerase, omega subunit~KEGG: deh:cbdb_A308 phenylalanyl-tRNA synthetase subunit beta) encodes MRVPISWLKDYVDITIPVKEVAEKLTLAGNEVSSVTSSVPDWSGIVVAEVTAVESHPNADRLRLVTVNTGAEEQPKVVCGAPNVAVGQKVAFAGVGVRLVDGHSGKETELKPAVIRGVESRGMVLSEKELGLSDDHEGILVLDSAVAVGTPLANVLGDQVLEIDVTPNRSDCLCITGIAREVAAVTGQNGIRLPEVTYPESETPVTDSLTVEIQAPDLCPRYTATVVRGVRVGPSPDWLQKRLTDMGQRPINNIVDITNYVMLEYGQPLHAFDLKNIRGSKIIVRRAEDGEKFTTLDDVERTLTRDTLMIADAERSIAVAGVMGGANSEVADDTVDIVLESANFKASSVHYTSHRLKLVSEASTRFERNLNPEMPPHALKRATQLLTEIAGGQADAGIIDVYPGKKYAVGILVAFDHINKILGTRHDFGPITRALKSLGITWYVENNDEEDFGMPSGTQLLRVYQPWWRTDINIAEDVIEEVARILGYDKLPTRQLSGPIPKRVGPAILGFKKLFRMALVGYGFQEMQSLSLTSEDAMRRARTDGELGGRPVRLLNPLSSEQEIMRTTLRSSLLAAVSANRRYETGGMRLFEVGRVYTAGNTQLPTETEMVCGVIAGEAEPAGWQQGKRGFDFYDIKGLVETILGRMQVNYKIAVSQDPGLRPGVQAEFSIDGVPFGVIGEVHPRVAANFDVTETLYLFEIDLAVLMQKVRPGRAYEPLPRYPAVMRDIALVLESAVSHQQVLDVLSAFSLLRDVSLFDVYEGQQLGEGRKSLAYRLTFQSAEETLTDEKVDAVMAEIISTLGSELGAKLRG; translated from the coding sequence ATGAGAGTGCCAATTTCCTGGCTGAAAGATTACGTTGACATCACCATTCCGGTCAAGGAGGTCGCTGAAAAGCTGACCCTGGCCGGTAACGAAGTTTCCTCGGTTACTTCTTCCGTACCGGACTGGTCCGGTATCGTTGTTGCCGAAGTAACCGCCGTGGAAAGCCATCCCAACGCCGACCGGCTTCGCCTGGTGACGGTTAATACCGGCGCCGAGGAACAGCCGAAGGTAGTCTGCGGCGCGCCAAATGTGGCGGTGGGTCAGAAGGTGGCCTTTGCCGGTGTCGGTGTCCGTCTGGTGGACGGCCATAGCGGCAAGGAAACCGAGCTCAAGCCGGCTGTTATCCGCGGTGTCGAATCCCGCGGCATGGTACTGTCGGAGAAGGAACTCGGCCTGTCCGATGACCACGAAGGCATTCTGGTGCTGGATTCGGCCGTTGCCGTCGGTACGCCGCTGGCCAATGTCCTGGGCGACCAGGTGCTGGAAATAGATGTCACCCCCAACCGCTCGGACTGCCTGTGTATCACCGGCATCGCCCGCGAAGTGGCCGCTGTCACCGGTCAGAACGGCATTCGTCTGCCGGAGGTCACCTATCCGGAAAGCGAAACCCCGGTGACCGACAGCCTGACGGTGGAAATCCAGGCCCCCGACCTGTGTCCGCGCTACACCGCTACTGTCGTCCGTGGCGTCAGGGTCGGCCCGTCCCCGGACTGGCTTCAGAAACGCCTGACGGACATGGGCCAGCGTCCCATCAACAACATCGTCGATATTACCAACTACGTCATGCTGGAGTACGGTCAACCGCTCCACGCCTTTGACCTGAAGAACATTCGCGGCAGTAAGATCATCGTCCGTCGCGCTGAAGACGGCGAAAAGTTCACCACCCTGGATGACGTTGAACGCACCCTGACCAGGGATACCCTGATGATTGCCGATGCCGAACGCTCCATCGCCGTGGCCGGCGTCATGGGCGGCGCCAACAGCGAAGTGGCCGACGACACCGTCGATATCGTGCTGGAATCGGCCAATTTCAAGGCCTCCTCGGTTCATTACACCTCCCACCGGCTCAAGCTGGTCTCAGAGGCTTCCACCCGGTTCGAGCGCAATCTCAACCCGGAAATGCCGCCTCATGCCCTCAAGCGGGCTACCCAGCTTCTGACCGAAATCGCCGGCGGCCAGGCCGATGCCGGCATCATCGATGTTTATCCGGGCAAGAAGTACGCTGTCGGGATTCTGGTCGCTTTCGACCATATCAACAAGATTCTAGGCACCCGCCATGATTTCGGCCCCATTACCCGGGCGCTCAAATCACTGGGTATCACCTGGTATGTGGAAAACAATGACGAGGAAGACTTCGGCATGCCGTCCGGCACCCAGCTTCTGCGGGTCTATCAGCCGTGGTGGCGCACCGACATCAATATTGCCGAAGACGTCATCGAAGAAGTCGCCCGTATCCTGGGCTATGACAAACTGCCCACCCGTCAGCTGTCCGGCCCCATTCCCAAGCGGGTAGGGCCAGCCATCCTGGGTTTCAAGAAGCTGTTCCGCATGGCCCTGGTCGGTTACGGGTTCCAGGAAATGCAGTCACTGTCGCTGACGTCCGAGGACGCCATGCGCCGTGCCCGCACCGACGGGGAACTGGGCGGTCGCCCGGTGCGCCTGCTCAACCCGCTGTCCTCCGAACAGGAAATCATGCGCACCACCCTCCGGTCTTCGCTGTTGGCCGCCGTTTCTGCCAATCGGCGCTATGAGACGGGCGGTATGCGGCTCTTCGAGGTCGGTCGGGTTTATACCGCCGGCAACACCCAACTGCCTACCGAAACTGAAATGGTCTGCGGCGTCATCGCCGGTGAGGCCGAACCGGCCGGCTGGCAACAGGGCAAGCGCGGCTTCGATTTCTACGATATCAAAGGTCTGGTGGAAACCATCCTCGGCCGGATGCAGGTCAATTACAAGATTGCCGTTTCCCAGGACCCGGGACTGCGGCCCGGCGTTCAGGCGGAGTTTTCCATCGACGGTGTTCCCTTCGGCGTCATTGGCGAGGTTCACCCGCGGGTGGCCGCCAATTTCGACGTCACCGAAACGCTCTATCTCTTTGAGATTGACCTGGCGGTGCTGATGCAGAAGGTTCGCCCCGGCCGCGCCTACGAACCCCTGCCGCGCTATCCGGCGGTCATGCGGGATATCGCCCTGGTCCTGGAGTCGGCCGTTTCTCACCAGCAGGTGCTGGACGTGCTGTCAGCCTTCTCTCTGCTCCGGGACGTATCCCTCTTCGATGTCTACGAGGGTCAACAACTGGGCGAAGGCCGCAAGTCGCTGGCTTATCGCCTGACCTTCCAGTCGGCCGAGGAAACCCTGACCGACGAAAAGGTAGATGCGGTCATGGCTGAAATCATCTCTACCCTGGGTTCGGAGCTGGGCGCCAAGCTTCGCGGCTGA
- a CDS encoding MraZ domain protein (PFAM: MraZ domain~KEGG: dev:DhcVS_281 MraZ protein), giving the protein MHFFGEFSYKLDEKGRIPVPPRFRALLKDGMILSPGPEKFIAAYSIREWQRLSEQIDNSVASPSKLRKLKRSVFGQAFTAGMDGQGRISLPEKQREYAGIVTGAVVVGVSNHLEIWSEEAWEAEKNDDLAQAWEIIETLESR; this is encoded by the coding sequence ATGCATTTCTTCGGAGAATTTAGTTACAAGCTGGATGAAAAGGGCCGGATTCCGGTACCTCCTCGCTTCCGCGCGCTCCTCAAAGACGGCATGATTCTGTCGCCGGGGCCGGAGAAGTTCATCGCCGCCTATTCTATCAGAGAATGGCAGAGATTGTCCGAGCAGATCGATAACTCGGTAGCCAGCCCGTCCAAACTGCGTAAACTGAAACGGTCGGTCTTCGGCCAGGCCTTCACCGCCGGCATGGACGGCCAAGGCCGCATCAGCCTGCCGGAAAAACAGCGGGAATACGCCGGCATCGTCACCGGCGCGGTGGTGGTCGGCGTATCCAACCACCTGGAAATCTGGTCCGAAGAAGCCTGGGAAGCTGAGAAGAACGACGACCTGGCGCAAGCCTGGGAAATCATAGAGACGCTGGAGAGCAGATAA
- a CDS encoding twitching motility protein (TIGRFAM: twitching motility protein~PFAM: type II secretion system protein E~KEGG: det:DET1359 twitching mobility protein~SMART: AAA ATPase) codes for MIDVFALITEARDRDGSDLHMVVDSPPLVRVRGSLEHLNAFPLVPRDTEDALAQLATQEEVELFQREKELDFGFTMPGVGRLRCNAARQRGAVSLAVRLLPPAIPTIDELELPEICKDLITVPRGLVVVTGPTGSGKSTTLAAMMQHLNHTEAKHVVTIEDPIEYIHPSVRCAITQRQLGSDTLSFGHALKHVLRQNPDVIMVGEMRDLDTAAAVLNVAETGHLVLSTSHAPSTYQALERIIDLFPPHERHLAQTRLASLMVGVLCQSLVPRMSGSGRIAAVEVLLANGAVRNLIREGKIYQLPNVIRTSRDEGMITLDESLVDLYRKQKIDKDTVFDYCNESDEVERLMGSKSMKSGNGRRKTKSTTLSSLIF; via the coding sequence ATGATAGATGTGTTCGCCTTGATAACCGAAGCCAGAGACCGTGACGGATCCGACCTTCATATGGTGGTGGACTCACCGCCACTGGTCAGAGTGCGTGGTTCTTTGGAACATCTCAACGCCTTCCCTTTGGTGCCCAGGGATACCGAAGACGCGCTGGCGCAACTGGCCACACAGGAAGAGGTAGAGCTTTTCCAGCGGGAAAAGGAACTGGATTTCGGTTTCACCATGCCCGGAGTGGGGCGTCTGCGTTGTAATGCGGCCAGACAGAGGGGCGCTGTTTCTCTGGCGGTACGGCTGTTACCCCCGGCTATTCCCACTATCGATGAGCTGGAACTGCCGGAAATCTGCAAGGATCTGATTACCGTACCACGAGGTTTGGTGGTGGTCACCGGCCCGACCGGAAGCGGCAAGTCAACGACACTGGCGGCCATGATGCAGCACCTGAACCATACCGAAGCCAAGCATGTGGTGACCATAGAAGACCCGATAGAATACATACATCCATCAGTCCGATGTGCCATCACCCAGCGTCAACTGGGCAGTGACACACTGTCGTTCGGTCATGCCCTCAAACATGTCCTGCGCCAGAACCCCGACGTTATCATGGTAGGCGAAATGCGGGATCTGGATACCGCCGCCGCGGTACTTAACGTGGCTGAAACCGGCCATCTGGTGCTGTCAACCAGCCACGCGCCCAGCACCTATCAGGCGCTGGAACGCATAATAGACCTTTTTCCACCCCATGAACGGCACCTGGCTCAAACTCGTTTGGCGTCGTTGATGGTGGGCGTGCTTTGCCAGTCCCTGGTGCCGCGCATGAGCGGTTCCGGTCGCATTGCCGCGGTGGAAGTGCTTCTGGCTAACGGCGCCGTCAGGAATCTGATTCGGGAAGGTAAGATTTATCAGTTGCCGAACGTGATTCGTACCAGCCGGGATGAAGGTATGATAACGCTGGATGAGTCACTGGTGGATCTGTATCGAAAACAGAAAATCGACAAGGATACCGTCTTCGACTACTGCAATGAATCCGATGAAGTAGAGCGACTGATGGGCAGTAAGAGCATGAAATCCGGCAACGGAAGGCGGAAGACGAAGAGTACTACGTTGTCATCGCTGATATTTTAG
- a CDS encoding putative type IV pilus assembly family protein (KEGG: deh:cbdb_A1309 putative type IV pilus assembly family protein): MSKQVSLFIEDSEAKVLVTNGRVVEKWASLMLDSGIVTDGVIQQEDSLAESLKTFMAEQELGGTTIVASLTGLNSIFRIISLPTDLPKNILDDAIQNEANRVIPVPMDQVYLSRQMFSTEASENRFFLVAYPKNATEALVRTIEKAGLKTKVMEIAPLALARLANVNRAILVNTWLSNIDIIILVDRIPEVIRSFPLPLDTMTEAERIVNIAEEISRTITYYNSSHTENPLNAEVPVLVSGDLAANKDAWPTLGGSEGHPVEALKVPFDIPEGFDASQFIVNLGMAPLPKEDAAFGSMININVLPAEYLPKGLNWFNILAPVAGVLLIGGLVYGWYLIDDFKKQNDAIQLQIDAAQTKVTLAQADIARIQAEKAGVDSHISSIDNAITPITTKTNSLQIQYQYLRDQREKASGDVRNAWIQIPSTKITVDTIDWNDNILSVTGIATESETNVFDYAAALRDTHRFDNVIVADIVKELTEDTLVYEYHFTLILY; encoded by the coding sequence ATGTCTAAGCAAGTTTCTTTATTCATCGAGGACAGCGAGGCCAAAGTCCTGGTTACCAACGGAAGGGTAGTAGAAAAATGGGCCTCACTGATGCTCGACTCCGGTATAGTGACCGACGGCGTTATACAGCAGGAAGATTCTCTGGCCGAGAGCCTCAAGACCTTTATGGCAGAACAAGAACTGGGGGGGACAACCATTGTAGCTTCCCTAACCGGTTTGAACTCCATCTTCCGTATTATTTCCCTGCCGACCGATTTACCGAAAAATATTCTGGATGATGCCATCCAGAATGAAGCCAACCGGGTTATTCCGGTGCCTATGGATCAGGTTTACCTATCCCGCCAGATGTTCAGTACCGAAGCCAGCGAGAACCGTTTCTTCTTGGTGGCCTATCCTAAAAATGCCACCGAAGCACTGGTCAGAACAATCGAAAAGGCCGGCCTTAAGACTAAAGTCATGGAGATCGCTCCGCTGGCTTTGGCCCGACTGGCGAATGTCAACCGAGCGATCCTGGTCAACACCTGGCTATCAAATATCGATATCATTATACTGGTTGACCGGATACCGGAAGTTATCCGTTCGTTCCCACTACCGTTAGACACGATGACCGAAGCCGAACGCATCGTCAATATAGCGGAGGAAATCTCTCGTACGATTACCTATTATAATTCTTCACATACGGAAAACCCGCTGAACGCCGAAGTTCCGGTACTGGTTTCGGGAGACCTGGCGGCGAATAAGGATGCCTGGCCGACACTGGGAGGCAGTGAAGGTCACCCGGTAGAAGCGCTCAAGGTACCGTTTGACATTCCCGAAGGCTTCGACGCCAGCCAGTTCATCGTCAATTTGGGCATGGCTCCCCTCCCCAAGGAAGACGCCGCCTTCGGCAGTATGATAAATATCAATGTGTTGCCGGCAGAGTATCTGCCCAAGGGATTGAACTGGTTTAATATACTGGCTCCGGTAGCCGGAGTGCTTCTCATCGGCGGATTAGTTTACGGCTGGTATCTGATAGATGACTTCAAAAAACAGAACGATGCAATCCAACTCCAGATAGACGCCGCGCAGACTAAGGTGACTCTGGCTCAAGCTGATATTGCCCGGATTCAGGCGGAAAAGGCAGGGGTCGATTCCCATATCTCCAGCATTGATAACGCAATTACACCCATAACCACTAAAACGAATTCTTTACAAATACAGTATCAGTACCTGCGCGATCAGCGGGAAAAAGCCTCGGGTGACGTACGTAACGCCTGGATACAAATACCTTCTACCAAAATTACGGTAGATACCATTGACTGGAACGACAACATTCTGAGCGTAACAGGTATAGCAACTGAGAGTGAAACAAACGTATTTGATTATGCTGCGGCACTCAGGGATACTCACAGGTTCGACAATGTCATTGTTGCCGATATCGTGAAAGAGCTGACAGAAGATACTTTGGTGTATGAGTACCATTTCACTTTAATCCTCTATTGA
- a CDS encoding conserved hypothetical protein (KEGG: det:DET0412 hypothetical protein): MGGMKSPAIIAMVGMAGAGKTEVSRFFENAGYSRIRFGDVTDEEVKKRGLPLSEANERTVREQLRQELGMAAYAKLNLPRIDAAVKEGPVVIDGLYSWEEYIFLKDYYKDNLAVAAVWASPGTRARRLSTRGVRPLTREETFSRDRAEVEKVSKAGPIAVADYMITNEGSFEELKAKTETLIKEIKG, from the coding sequence ATGGGCGGCATGAAATCACCCGCTATTATAGCCATGGTCGGTATGGCCGGCGCCGGTAAAACCGAGGTATCACGCTTTTTCGAAAACGCCGGTTACAGCCGTATCCGCTTCGGCGACGTCACCGATGAAGAAGTCAAGAAACGCGGACTGCCTCTTTCCGAAGCCAATGAACGTACCGTCAGAGAACAGCTTCGGCAGGAATTGGGCATGGCCGCCTACGCCAAACTCAATCTGCCACGCATAGACGCCGCGGTGAAAGAGGGGCCGGTAGTCATCGACGGGCTTTATTCCTGGGAAGAGTACATCTTCCTGAAGGACTACTATAAGGACAACCTGGCAGTGGCCGCAGTCTGGGCTTCACCGGGCACCCGCGCCCGAAGGCTGTCAACCCGGGGAGTCAGGCCGCTGACCCGGGAAGAAACTTTCTCACGAGATCGTGCCGAGGTCGAAAAGGTTTCCAAGGCCGGGCCGATTGCCGTGGCCGATTATATGATAACCAATGAAGGCAGTTTCGAGGAATTGAAGGCCAAAACCGAAACGCTTATCAAGGAAATAAAGGGCTGA